The following is a genomic window from Lusitaniella coriacea LEGE 07157.
CTAGAATTAGAAGGAAAAAGTCCGATTAAACATGAATATATTGACGGGTTAGCTTATGCAATGGCAGGAACGACGGATACCCATAATACGATCGCGCTCAATCTTGCTTTGATAATACGTAATGGCTTGCGAGGATCGGACTGCCGGGTTTATTTCGCCGATGTTAAAGTTCGTTTAGAGCAGAGAAATCGCTTTTATTATCCAGATATCTTTGTTACCTGTAAACCCCAAGATCGAGAAGTATCAACCTATAAGCGTTTTCCTAAACTAATTGTCGAAGTTCTGTCCGAATCGACGGAAGCGTTTGATAGAGGGGACAAGTTCAACGATTATCAAACCCTCGAAAGTCTTCAAGAATACGTGTTAGTGAATAGTAAAGATCGCCGAGTCGAAATTTTCCGCCGTAATGAAGATGGATTGTGGTTATTTCAAACCTATACTGCAACTCAAATTTTGTTTGAATTGAAAAGTATTGATATTACCGTTGCTTTTACCGATCTTTACGAAGACGTGACACTAAAATAGCAAGATAAGAATTCGGAACTTTTATACAGGACAAAAAAATAATCAATCAGAGGTGAGTTTTTTGGCATTTCCTCAAGCTCAACTTTTATAACACGCGATGCAATTAGACAAAGAAATTTGCTCGACTTTGATATTTATAAGGTGACCACACTCGGTTTAATTGCAATAATTGTACGATGTCGCGGATCGCTGGCAACAGTTGTTTTGTAAGTGAAACCAACCTCCTGCAAGGCGTTTTCAATATCAAAGGTGTAGTAGTCGTCACTCCAAGGTTCCGTACTTTTCATCAATACGAAAAGGGCAGGCGGGAGATTTTGAATAACAGGAGAAGTGGGATTATTATCGACAATTGCTAAACATCCCCCCGGTTTCAATATTCGTAAGGCTTCTTGGAAAATCGCGCGGCTTGCTTGACGGGGCAATTCGTGAAGAACAAATTGTAGAGTAATGACATCAAAAGAATTGTCAGGAAATCCCGTATTTTCTGCTTTACCGTGAACCCATTGGTCAATTTCGCCCTGTTCGTCGCTAATCTTGGCAACCGCAAGCATATAAGGCGAGAGGTCTAAGCCAACGGTTCTGACGGGGGATTTTTGTCGCTGGGTGTAGTAGCGATGGAGGGCTAGGGTTGAAATGCCGACGGAACAGCCGAGGTCGAGAATATCTGTAACGCTTGCTGGACTGTATTGTTCGAGAACTTGGTGAAAGCTGGAACGCAGTCGTTCTTGGGCAGTTTCCCAGGTGATTTCTTCTTGGGGCCAAACTCGTAATGCCATTGCTTGGGTAGCGGGGATGGCTTCGCAGGCGGCTTCCCAGCACAAATTACCGCGTTTGTAGGCATGGAAGGGAACTTGATAGTAATCAGGGTAGTCTATCTTTTCGTCCGCGATCGCGCCTAAACTGTCCTTTACCTCGGAATCCGCGAGCCTCTGTGCAATTTTACGCCACGGAATGCCATTTTTTTCCGCCGTTGTAATCAGAACTCGCCTCGCTTGGTGTTTCATCACCCCATAAAGCGGTGGCGTTTGAATCAGAAGATTGACAAAGCG
Proteins encoded in this region:
- a CDS encoding Uma2 family endonuclease gives rise to the protein MIALSDRSKLTPEEYLELEGKSPIKHEYIDGLAYAMAGTTDTHNTIALNLALIIRNGLRGSDCRVYFADVKVRLEQRNRFYYPDIFVTCKPQDREVSTYKRFPKLIVEVLSESTEAFDRGDKFNDYQTLESLQEYVLVNSKDRRVEIFRRNEDGLWLFQTYTATQILFELKSIDITVAFTDLYEDVTLK
- a CDS encoding class I SAM-dependent methyltransferase, with product MNEKYKPDWAGEDLLSRFVNLLIQTPPLYGVMKHQARRVLITTAEKNGIPWRKIAQRLADSEVKDSLGAIADEKIDYPDYYQVPFHAYKRGNLCWEAACEAIPATQAMALRVWPQEEITWETAQERLRSSFHQVLEQYSPASVTDILDLGCSVGISTLALHRYYTQRQKSPVRTVGLDLSPYMLAVAKISDEQGEIDQWVHGKAENTGFPDNSFDVITLQFVLHELPRQASRAIFQEALRILKPGGCLAIVDNNPTSPVIQNLPPALFVLMKSTEPWSDDYYTFDIENALQEVGFTYKTTVASDPRHRTIIAIKPSVVTL